DNA from Xiphias gladius isolate SHS-SW01 ecotype Sanya breed wild chromosome 9, ASM1685928v1, whole genome shotgun sequence:
aaaaatcaaaactggTGGAATGGATCATTTCTGGTTCTTCAGCTGGTTGGAGAGCCAGTCCAGGCCCTCGTACAAGCCATCCCCGCTGGTGGCGCAGGTGGCCTGGATGTACCAGCTGCGCTGGCGGAGGGCGTGCAAACCCAACTTGTCTGTGATCTCTGCAGCATTCATAGCGTTGGGGAGATcctgggaggaggagaaatagTGTGTCGTGATACGGGTTTGATTTTTGACGGGTGACACAAATGCAGATTAGGGttgggttttaaaaaaagattctcATTAGTCGCGATTTTTCTCGAAATGATTCACTATCGATTCTTAAAATCCCACGATCGAGCTTTGCATTTGCACCTTTCTCGGTAAACACCTTTCTGCGCTAAATGTTATGAACATGCAGCGGTTACTCGTAAGTGGTTGAGTTTGAGCTGCACGATGTGTAAATGTCTACTCTGTGGAAATCGTGCTACTACATTGTGCACCAAAAGGTTACTCTAAGAGAAAAAGTAATGTAGATGAAAGCTGCTGTTTGAGCTGCCTTGAGTCCCGACAGTCTTGTAAAATGTGAGGTGAATAATTACAGCCTATGTGACtgatgctgcagctgcagtttaCAGGACTGTGGTGACTCAGGATGGCTCCCTGACTATTTCGTAGCAAATCTCACcctctgtcctgtctgtgcttAAAGTGACAAGCTGGGATTCTGTACTTAGCTAAAGCATCTGCTTCTGAcagtccttttatttttttaaatttacaaaatagtGACATCCTTGTAAGTggtacaggttttttttaaaattattattctgtCTCAACTGTTGGCTGTAggcttaaaaataaataaataaagtgtcctgttttagtttttttgcatttgccaaagaaaataaatccttgatccacagcagcaggaaatgtgtTGACAGTTTAGCCTATATTGTGCGCTTATTATAATTTTGTATACAAGAAAACACAAGGGTTATTCACTGGCTGAATGTATAAGAAATTCAACTTTCCTGGATGAATTCTTTAAAGTGTTTTAGGCAACAATGGGTTTTTATCTGAACCATCAAGAATCGAATTCAATCAAATCAGGAGATTGATGCTGACAATCCTGCCCTGATATAGATATCTCCTCATATTTTCATGATCAGAAGAAAAGCAGCCCTATCTGcagcaatttaaaacaaacaaaacaaacatctgaagATACTCCAAGAAACAGAAACGTAACCTCACCTGTTTATTTGCAAAAACGAGCAGCACGGCGTCTCTGAGTTCGTCCTCAGCGAGCATCCTGGACAACTCCTCCCTCGCCTCGTTCACTCTCTCCCTGTCGTTGCTGTCCACCACAAAGATAAGTCCTGCACACCAAAATACAGCGTGTGGTTAAAACCAGTAAAGGACCATAACTGCTCTGTTTCACGTGAGTTTGTTGCATAATTCTCTGTTATTAGTTACAACACAGAAATGTAGCTTTGTAATCATTCGTCTTCTGGTTTCAGAGCATTTTTGTCTCTCCCAGATTAAAAGCTGAGACTTTGTTCCAGGAATAGTTTATTATGTGAAAATTGTTCCTGCTGTTTAATAAGACTCTTTGACCCGATCAAAGCTCAAAGCCAATGCCTCATATTCATGCTATGTAATGGATGAGTGCAGCCCCAAACTAGAGTTTTCTAATGTGGCAGTGATCTCAGTCAACAACCCCAAAACATTTGAGGATTATACTGATAAACTGGATATTTAAAAGAGAGCTAGTGAAAGTCAAGTAAACAGCTCGGCTATCAAGTGGCCTACGTTGCATTCGAGAAACAGACTCAAATTGCATCACTCGTTAACTGCAGGTCTGTTGAGTGCATAAAATCTCATCAAACCAAAAGCCGACAAACACTTGACTCGTGGGATCTGACAAGTTACAGCTGCCAATTTATTTCAGGACTTGCTGCTATCAAAGTGCAGCCTTTTGAGAAAGAAGACTCACAGCAAAACTATCTATTAAAACTTGATTACTGCACAAGTTTAGTCTTTGACAGCTGATGGAAGAATTTGACCTAAGTGACTGGCATATGGAGAACAGAGCAGTTTTGGACCTCGTGTGATCCTGTGGTGATttctgaaaaagagaagagacccaggaaatgtaaagagaaaaaaaaagaggaagacaaaaggTCTTGGGGCAGATTTGAAATCACGAAGTAAATGAACCATGAGTATGCCCTGGCCCCTGTGTCAATTCGGTGTTTTTAAGTGTACATTTGGCGAATGTTTCATCGTCCACGTAGCTCACTAAATGTACAAAGGAGTTATTTTTGTATCACTGCAAGAGCTGACGAAGTGGTCACATGGACAAACCTCCAGCATCTGTACGCAGCACCGCTGACTCTGACTCTCTGCTGTGAGCACCGAAGCAAAAAACAACGGCGTCAATACGCACTGAAACTGAGAGGACTAATACTACAGTGGGTTTTGGCCCTGGTTCATGTGGTGTCAGATTAATCGAACAGTGTGACGCTATCATTTTTAAGGTTTGAACTCTCTAAACTGTGCGGCACTGACAGAATGTGATAGCCTTTTACCAGGAGTCAAACTGCCTCCTGCACTTGTTGTCTTCAAAGTTGAGGTCAGAGGAACTGATGCTTCACCCAGCTACTCTGAGACACTGAATTGTGCCATTTGGAATGACGGCCCAATACTGTTTCGTGAATTCAACATTGCATAGAATAGAGTACTATCCTCCTGTACACTGGTAGTTTCACATgctttcaaagatttttttgatGGAGGTGTCTCTGTACTTTgcacttttctttctcacagtAGAGCTGGGGTCCCCCTTTAAACAAAACTGTGGCTACTCAAGTATCCCCCATCACAAGTTATTGTGGGCTTAGAATGGACACGAATTTGCAGATAAACCAAagagtcatttttctttctcaaattatttcatttcaaggaTTTTTAGAAGCCTGAAATGGTGAGTGTGTCAGgtacaaattaaagaaaagtcaaatGTTTTATCTTCTGACCCCTCTGATTTATTGTGGGACCCCTCAGCATTGCCAAAACCCAAGGCTGGGAAATACTGTAGTATAGGGTGTGAAATCTTCTAGATAGTAAGTCAATGTGTACAAATGCTGGCGCAGCAACCATAGCAAGCTGCGCCTTTACGTGGTGGGAAAAACGCCAATACATTCTGAAGACAGACATGCGGTTCCTGGAATATTCTTGGGCCTTTTCTGATAAATGATGCTGTATCAAACTGTCATTACCAAAAAGGATTCACACATTCAATTTCACACTTGGATGCTCAGTATGTGGATGGTgatgtttgctgctgctgctagatGTTCGTTTGATGCAGGCAAAGAAATCATGAGAAGCTAAAGCAGGACCGGAGGTTTCTGTGAAGTTACTGAATTAGCTCAAatcaaaatggacaaaaattcCAGTTCAATGGGAGAATTTACATGCAGCTTGTATCATTAGTGGCAAATACTGAGCAATTATCAGCCTTTAGTGCCGTCACATATTCTGATGAATAACATGTCAGGAAATAGCAGGGGAATCACACAATACGCCCTTTGGGAATTGAACAATGGCGTATGAGTCATTGGCTCACTAACTTTAAGATCACCTCTTATGCACCAAATAGGCCACCTGTGGGCAGTAATGTTCACTCACACCACTGCCAAAGATAAAGTCCCGCTCACCTTGAGTGTTCTGAAAGTAGTGGCGCCACAGCGGCCTGATTTTG
Protein-coding regions in this window:
- the arf2b gene encoding ADP-ribosylation factor 2b — encoded protein: MGNVFASLFKGLFGKKEMRILMVGLDAAGKTTILYKLKLGEIVTTIPTIGFNVETVEYKNISFTVWDVGGQDKIRPLWRHYFQNTQGLIFVVDSNDRERVNEAREELSRMLAEDELRDAVLLVFANKQDLPNAMNAAEITDKLGLHALRQRSWYIQATCATSGDGLYEGLDWLSNQLKNQK